Genomic segment of Candidatus Eremiobacterota bacterium:
AGGGCCTCGGTGGGGGCGGGATTCCTCTACCCCCTCTGCGGCGATATGAGAACCATGCCGGGGCTTCCCTCGGTCCCTGCCGGTACAAGAATTGATATTGACAATGAAGGAAGAGTGGTGGGATTATTCTGAAGGCTCATTGTGACGTACTTGTCATCGGCGGCGGCCTTGCCGGCGTGACGGCATCCATTGCGTGCGCCGGGGAGGGCCGCAGCGTGCTCATTGTTGAGCGCCAGTCCTTTCTCGGGGGGCACGCGGCGTCTTTCTGCTGCAAAGCGGCGGAGAAATGCCTGGAATGCGGCCTCTGTGCCGCAATGGGCCGCTTCAGGAGCCTTGCCGGGAACAGGCTTGTTGAAAAGCTTTTCTGCTCCGAGGTGAGCAGCTTTTCCGGAGAGATGCCGCCTTTCTCCGCCGAGATAACGGTGAGGCAGAATCCGGTTGATCCTCTTGAGTGCACCTCATGCGGGCTTTGTGAAGCCGAATGCCCCGCCGGGGCCGTCACGAGGAATCATGAAGCCATCCCGCCTCAGTTCTATGTCATTGACGGGGTGAAATGCCTGAGGAGCGCCGGTGAGTCCTGCTCACGATGCGCAGATCTCTGCCCTGCGAAGTGCATAGATTTCTCAAGGACCTCAAAGATCGTGGAAGTGAATCCCAGGGCTGTTATCCTTGCGGCAGGCTATGACTCTCTCGATGCCCTCTCGCTTCCGCAGTACGGATACGGCAGCATTGAGGGAGTAATCACGGCCCATGAGCTTGAGGGCCTCTTAGCATCACAGGGGGAGCTTTCAATGGCTGGCCCTGAAGGCAGGCCCCGCCGGATCGCCTTCATACAGTGCGCGGGCAGCAGAAATCCCCACAAGGGAAGGGATTACTGCTCCACCGTCTGCTGCCCCTATGCCCTGCGCCTGGCAAGGATGATACGCCACAGGGATCCCGCCGCTGAAGTCACAGTATTTTACATTGACCTGCAGCCCGTGGGAAAAAGTCATGGCGCCTTTATCGAGGGGTGCCGCGGCGATGAGAAGCTCAGGCTCCTGAAAGCCCTCCCTGCAAGACTCAGCCCTGTCACCGGCGGCGTTTCCATAGAATATGAGGAAATGGCGAAAGGCACAAACGTGGTTGAACAATTTGACCTCGTGGTGCTCTCTACGGGCATCACCCCGTCGGGGGGAAATCACCTCTTGGAGTCCCTTTACGGGATCTCCCTCACCAGGGACGGATTCATAAAGACTCTTGAAGACGGCTCTACGGGAAGGGAAGGAGTTTTTGCCGCCGGATCGTCCACCGCTCCCATGGACATGGAAGGGACCATCATAAGCGCCTCTGCGGCAGCGGCCCGCGTCATCTCGTACCTTGGAGGGGAACGGAATTGAAGAATATAGGAGTCGTCATCTGCGACTGTGGAGGCACCCTGGCCGGGAAGCTCGCCACATCCTCACTGAAGGATGCAATGGCGGCGCGGGGAGCATCGCCCGTGGAGATCCATTCACGGCTCTGTGCCCCCGAGGGGCTTGATTTCCTGAAAGAGCGCTTCAGCGGGAAGAGCGACGCCCTCGTGATAGGAGCCTGCGCGCCAAGGCTTTACGAGAGCCTCTTCCGCTCCTGCTTCGAGGAGAGCCCCTCCAGGCTCAGCCACATAAGCATCAGGGAGCACTGTGCCTGGGTGACTGCAGATAATGCCCTGGCGGCATCCAAGGCCCTTCACCTCGTATGCCGCGCTTACGGGGCCATTGAGAAGGACGTTCCCCGGGAGCCTCTGCCTGCAGCCCCGCTCCCCGCCGCCACGAGGGAGGTTGCCGTGATTGGCGCCGGTATAGCTGGCATTTCTGCCGCATCACTTCTTCTGAAGATGGGCTATCCTGTGACGCTTGTTGATGAATCGGAGACCCTGCCTCCAGGCGTCGGCGAGGCGGCAGGTGCCGCGCGTCTTATTGGCACAATCGAGGGTATTGAAGGGCAGGCGGGAAATTACAGGCTCACGGTGAGCACCAGGGAAGGGGCCGTGGAAAAGAAGACTGGAGCAATGCTTATCGCCACAGGCTTTGACAAGAGCAGCGATTTGACGGGATTTCCGCCGGAGCTTCATCCCAGGATCCTGGGCGCCGCGGGGCTTGAAAGCCTCCAGGGCGCCTCATGCCCAAGGGGAGTCATTTTCGTCACCGATATTTACAGGGATATGCCGCCATGCTTTTACAGGAAAGTGCTGGAAGCCTCCCTGGACCTCAGGAAGAAGGATATCAACGTCACCGTCCTTTACCGCAATATGAGGGTAACCTTTGAAAACGGCGAGCGTCTTTACCGCGAGGCCCGGGAGAAGGGAGTGCTTTTCCTGAGGCCCGGCCCGGCCCCTGTAATGAAAGCCATGGAAGGCGGCATGGAGCTTTTTGTCGAAGACACGCTTACCTCCGTGGGTGGGCGTCCCGCCATGGTGAGGGTCGCTGCAGACTATGCAGTGGCTCCCCTTGTTCCGGGCCCTCTCAAGGGCGCATCGGATCTGGCGGCCATGGCAGGCCTTGGCTGCGATGAAAGCGGTTTTTTTCAGCAGGATAACGGCTCTATCCTTCCCGGCCGGGCAAACAGGAGAGGAATATTCTTCGCAGGAGGCTGCCGCGGGCCTGTAGATGGAACAAGGGCGCGCCAGGAGGGATACAGTGCTGCCTGTGCCATCCATGCCTTTTTCATCGGCTGCGGAGACAATTGCGAGGCGCCTGCAGTGAAGGCTCAGGTCGCACCGGGGCTCTGTGCGCTCTGCCTCACCTGCGTGAGGACCTGCCCTCACAAGGCTGTCGAGGTGGCTTTCGGTGACGGCGAGGCAGTGGCGCCGGCAGCACGGGTATGCCGCGAAGCCTGCGAGGGATGCGGAATCTGCGTCGTTGAGTGCCCTGCGGCGGCAATATCGCTCGAGGAGGACAGGCCTTGATAACTCCCGTGGTAGCTTTCTGTTGTGAGAATTCTGCCTACCTGGCCGCCGATGCATGCGGGAGCCTCAGGATTGGGCTTCATCCGGATATCGTCATGGTGAGGGTTCCCTGCATCGGCTCCGTGAAAGAGATTGACATACTGAGGGAGCTTGAGGAAGGCGCCCGGGGGGTGGTCCTCGCGGGATGCCATAAGGATGCCTGCCACCATCTGCAGGGCACATGCCGCGCGGAAAAGAGGGTGGAAGGTCTTGGGGCTCTCCTCAGGGAGTGCGGCATCGATTCCGGGCGGGTCAGGTATTTTGCCGTCTCGCCCCGGGAAGCCCGGACCTTCGCCGCGATGACCGGTGAATTCGCCTGGAATCTGACAAGGGGGAACAATGAACATGAACCTGGAGAGTAACTCAGGGGCATCTGCCGCAAGGGGGGTAAGCTCGTGATAATCGCGAAAAGAAAGCCCCTTGAAGAGATCCTGTCCATGATAGAGCCTTATAAGAAAGTGCTCGTGGCAGGGTGCAACGGCTGCGTTGCCATCTGCCTGGCCGGCGGCGAGAAGGAGGTGGGTATCCTGGCCTCTGCGCTCCGCCTTGCCCGCAGGCAGAAAAAGCAAGAACTGTTGACGGTGGAGCTCACCATCGAACGGCAGTGCGAGCATGAATTCATAGATGCCCTCACGAAGCCTGTCTCCGAATGCGAGGCTGTCATCTCCATGGCCTGCGGCATCGGTGTCCAGGCCCTGGCGGAGCGTTTCAGGGACCGCTGGGTCTTCCCCGGCGTGAATACCGAGTTCCTGGGGATGCCTGTGGAGCAGGGCGTCTGGAACGAGTATTGCGCGGCCTGCGGGAACTGCCTCCTGGGGATAACGGGCGGGATCTGCCCCGTGGCACGGTGCTCCAAAAGCCTGCTTAACGGGCCATGCGGGGGCACTGAGAAGGGGAAGTGCGAGGTGGACAGGGAGCACATTGAGTGCGCCTGGCACCTCATTTACGAGAGACTCAAGGAAAAAGGGCGCCTCGATATTCTCGACGAGCTGCAGAAGCCCAGGGACTGGAGCACCAGCCGCGACGGCGGTGTAAGGCGCATTGTGAGGGAGGACATGAGACTATGAAGGCAGGGAGCACCCTTGAGAAGGTTCTGAAAGAGGGGCACAAGGCAGTCACTGTCGAGCTCGGCCCCCCGAAGAGCGCCAATGCCGCCGTGATAGAGAAGAAAGCGGGCATCCTGAAAGGTTGTGCCGATGCGGTGAACATCACAGACAACCAGACGGCCGTGGTGAGGATGTCAAGCCTGGCCTCATCGGTGATAGCCCTCAGGCTGGGCCTGGAGCCTGTGCTCCAGATGGTGACGAGGGACCGCAACAGGATAGCCCTCCAGAGCGACGTGCTCGGCGCCGCGGCGCTGGGGATAAAAAATATCCTGGTCCTCTCGGGAGATCACCAGAAATTCGGGAATCATGGGGGGGCAAAAAACGTATTTGATATAGACTCGATACAGCTGCTCTCCGTGTTGAGGACCATGCGTGACGAGAAAAAATTTCAGAGCGGCGACGTGATGAAAGTGGAGCCCAGGCTTTTCCTGGGGGCGGCCTGCAATCCCTTTGCCGATCCGCTTGAGCTCTCGGTGATGAGGCTCGCAAAAAAGGTGAGAGCCGGCGCCGATTTCATCCAGACACAGGCTGTCTTTGACCTGGAGCGCTTCAGGGAGTTCATGAAAGAAGTCTGCGCCAGGGGCCTTCATGAGCAGACGGCTATCCTGGCCGGCGTGGTGCCTCTCAAATCGGTCAAAGCGGCCCTCCATATGAGAGACAATGTGGCCGGCGTAGGGATGCCCGACTGCGTGATAAAAAGGATGGAGGGGGCCTCCGATCAGAAGGAAGAGGGGAAGGCACTTGCCCTTGAGACCATCAGGGAAGTGCTTGCGGTGCCCGGAGTGAGAGGCCTGCACCTCATGGCCATAGAATGGGAAGAGGCGGTGCCTGAGCTCGTGGAGAAGGCTGGGCTTCTGCCAAGGCCGACTGTTTCCCAGGAAAGCCCCGGCAGGTAGGGGAGGAGAAAGTGGAGCTCTTTATAGATCTTGAAAAATGCGACAGGGCCTTTGCAGGCGAGGTGGCATCCATGCCGGGAGGCGAGGCGGTGAGGAGATGTTTTCACTGCGGGTGCTGCGCCGCGGGATGCCCCGTGCGTGAGATCGAGGAAGCCTACAATCCCCGGAGCATAATAAGAAAGATTGTGCTGGGCCTCCGGGAGGAGGTCCTCAGAAGCGACTTCATATGGCTCTGCTCGGCCTGTTATAACTGCCAGGAGCGCTGCCCCCAGGAGGTGCGTATCACCGATCTGATGGTGGTCCTCAGGAACATGGCAGTAAAATGCGGCTTTATCCATCCCTCCTTCAGGAAGCAGGTGGAGCTTCTTGCAGGCACAGGGAGGCTTTACGAGATTGAAGACTTCGACAACAAGAAGAGAAAGAAATCGGCGCTCCCGATGCTTCGGAAGGAATTCCCCGAGGTGAGAGCCATCCTGGAGAAAAGCGGCATCATGGCCATGGTGTTTCCCAAAGAGGCCGGGAAAGCCGAGGAGGGGAAGAAGCTTCCCCAGGAAGATGAAAGAGGCCCTTCATGAAATACGGACTTTTCATGGGCTGCACCATCCCCGTGAGGGCTACCCATTACGAGCTCTCTGCCAGGCGCATCCTGGAGAGGCTTGGCATCGAAGTCTCAGATATTGAAGGATTTTCCTGCTGCGGCTTCCCCCTCAAGTCGGTGGACACCCATACTGCCGAGCTCATTGCGGCCAGGAACCTCGCCTGCGCTTCGAAGGAGGAGATGGGAATATGCACACTCTGCAGCGCCTGCACCTCCATGCTCACCGAGACTGCCCTCAGGCTCGAAGAACCTGACACGAAGGAAAAAGTGAATGGAGCCCTCTCAGAATTTGGCCTGCAATATGAGAAACCTGTCAAAATAAGGCATTTTGCCCGCCTCATAGTGGAAGAGGCGGGCTCCGAGAAGATTGGAAGCCTGGTCACCAGGCCCCTGAAAGGCCTCAGGCTCGCTGTCCATTACGGCTGCCATTTCACCAAGCCCTCTGAGATCTATGAAGGCTTCGACAGCGCCGAGATTCCCCGCACCATTGACGGGATACTCGCTCTCACGGGCGCGGAAACCATCGCCTATTCGAGAAAGACCTCATGCTGCGGTGGATCGCTGCTTGGGATAAACGAGCAGATAGCCCTCTCCATGGCCCATGGCAAGCTCCATGATCTGAAGGAGTCCGGCGTTGACGCGCTGGTGCTGGTCTGTCCTTTCTGCAGCGTGATGTACGATGACAGCCAGAAGAAGATAGAGACTCAGTTCTCGGAAGCCTATAATCTCCCGGTCCTTTACCTCTCGCAGGTCCTGGGCCTCGCGATGGGAGTTGAGGATAAGGACCTGGGATTCAGGCTCAACAAGGTGAGCGTCCAGCCACTGCTTGAAAAGATATCACTCCGGGACGCGGAAAGGAGGTGAATGACATGAAGACCATACTCATAGTGGAGGATGAACAGAGCGATGCGGATCAGCTCGTGGCGGCCCTCAAGCCCTTCAGCAGCAAAATCAGCATCATGAGCGCCGGCAGCGGCAAGGAGGCCATGGAGTGCCTTAAGAAAAAGCCCGCTGACCTTGTGCTCCTTGACATCTCTCTCCCGGGATACATCTCGGGAAGCAACCTCCTTTTCAGACAGGAGTTCAAGGAGCTCCCCGTGATTCTCGTCTCTAAAATGGAAGAGATAGATCTGAAGGTAATGAAAGTAAAGTTCCAGAATATCAGGGGGTATATCACAAAGCCCGTCGATGCGGAGGCTCTCAGGCAGGCCGTGTCTGAGGCGCTTGGTATCTAGTAGGAGACTGCAGAGGTACATTGAACTGATTCAGGGGTGGGAACTGACGAAGCCTGTATCGCGGCATTGCGTTGTCATAAATGAGGTATTATCATCATTATACCCCTGGGGGGAAAGGAGCATACTATGCAGATAGAAGGATATGACTTCCCGGATGGGATCCTGTACCACGGTGAGCATGCCTGGGCCAGGATCGAGAGCCCTGAGCGCGTAATCATCGGCATGAACGATTTTTTCCAGAAGTCTGCCGGCGAGATTGTCTATGTCGATCTTCCTTTTGAAGATGACGAGGTGGAGAAGGGTGAAACCTGCGGGAAAATCCAGTCGGGCAAATGGGTGGGCAAGCTCGTGGCGCCCCTTTCAGGGGTGGTGACCGAGGTGAACTCGGCCCTTGAGGATGACCCTTCCCTTATCAACAAGAGCCCTTACGGTGACGGCTGGATTGCCGTGATAAAACCCTCGGCCCTCGAAGAGGCGAAGGCGGAGCTTCTCGCCACCGCCGCAGCCATCGAGAGCTGGCTGCGCACAGAGATACAGAAAGCCGAAGAGC
This window contains:
- a CDS encoding heterodisulfide reductase-related iron-sulfur binding cluster, which translates into the protein MKYGLFMGCTIPVRATHYELSARRILERLGIEVSDIEGFSCCGFPLKSVDTHTAELIAARNLACASKEEMGICTLCSACTSMLTETALRLEEPDTKEKVNGALSEFGLQYEKPVKIRHFARLIVEEAGSEKIGSLVTRPLKGLRLAVHYGCHFTKPSEIYEGFDSAEIPRTIDGILALTGAETIAYSRKTSCCGGSLLGINEQIALSMAHGKLHDLKESGVDALVLVCPFCSVMYDDSQKKIETQFSEAYNLPVLYLSQVLGLAMGVEDKDLGFRLNKVSVQPLLEKISLRDAERR
- a CDS encoding hydrogenase iron-sulfur subunit, with amino-acid sequence MITPVVAFCCENSAYLAADACGSLRIGLHPDIVMVRVPCIGSVKEIDILRELEEGARGVVLAGCHKDACHHLQGTCRAEKRVEGLGALLRECGIDSGRVRYFAVSPREARTFAAMTGEFAWNLTRGNNEHEPGE
- a CDS encoding response regulator; amino-acid sequence: MKTILIVEDEQSDADQLVAALKPFSSKISIMSAGSGKEAMECLKKKPADLVLLDISLPGYISGSNLLFRQEFKELPVILVSKMEEIDLKVMKVKFQNIRGYITKPVDAEALRQAVSEALGI
- a CDS encoding FAD-dependent oxidoreductase, coding for MGGGLAGVTASIACAGEGRSVLIVERQSFLGGHAASFCCKAAEKCLECGLCAAMGRFRSLAGNRLVEKLFCSEVSSFSGEMPPFSAEITVRQNPVDPLECTSCGLCEAECPAGAVTRNHEAIPPQFYVIDGVKCLRSAGESCSRCADLCPAKCIDFSRTSKIVEVNPRAVILAAGYDSLDALSLPQYGYGSIEGVITAHELEGLLASQGELSMAGPEGRPRRIAFIQCAGSRNPHKGRDYCSTVCCPYALRLARMIRHRDPAAEVTVFYIDLQPVGKSHGAFIEGCRGDEKLRLLKALPARLSPVTGGVSIEYEEMAKGTNVVEQFDLVVLSTGITPSGGNHLLESLYGISLTRDGFIKTLEDGSTGREGVFAAGSSTAPMDMEGTIISASAAAARVISYLGGERN
- a CDS encoding methylenetetrahydrofolate reductase encodes the protein MKAGSTLEKVLKEGHKAVTVELGPPKSANAAVIEKKAGILKGCADAVNITDNQTAVVRMSSLASSVIALRLGLEPVLQMVTRDRNRIALQSDVLGAAALGIKNILVLSGDHQKFGNHGGAKNVFDIDSIQLLSVLRTMRDEKKFQSGDVMKVEPRLFLGAACNPFADPLELSVMRLAKKVRAGADFIQTQAVFDLERFREFMKEVCARGLHEQTAILAGVVPLKSVKAALHMRDNVAGVGMPDCVIKRMEGASDQKEEGKALALETIREVLAVPGVRGLHLMAIEWEEAVPELVEKAGLLPRPTVSQESPGR
- a CDS encoding 4Fe-4S dicluster domain-containing protein, with translation MELFIDLEKCDRAFAGEVASMPGGEAVRRCFHCGCCAAGCPVREIEEAYNPRSIIRKIVLGLREEVLRSDFIWLCSACYNCQERCPQEVRITDLMVVLRNMAVKCGFIHPSFRKQVELLAGTGRLYEIEDFDNKKRKKSALPMLRKEFPEVRAILEKSGIMAMVFPKEAGKAEEGKKLPQEDERGPS
- a CDS encoding glycine cleavage system protein H; this encodes MQIEGYDFPDGILYHGEHAWARIESPERVIIGMNDFFQKSAGEIVYVDLPFEDDEVEKGETCGKIQSGKWVGKLVAPLSGVVTEVNSALEDDPSLINKSPYGDGWIAVIKPSALEEAKAELLATAAAIESWLRTEIQKAEELKKR
- a CDS encoding methylenetetrahydrofolate reductase C-terminal domain-containing protein yields the protein MIIAKRKPLEEILSMIEPYKKVLVAGCNGCVAICLAGGEKEVGILASALRLARRQKKQELLTVELTIERQCEHEFIDALTKPVSECEAVISMACGIGVQALAERFRDRWVFPGVNTEFLGMPVEQGVWNEYCAACGNCLLGITGGICPVARCSKSLLNGPCGGTEKGKCEVDREHIECAWHLIYERLKEKGRLDILDELQKPRDWSTSRDGGVRRIVREDMRL